A genomic segment from Rhodospirillum centenum SW encodes:
- a CDS encoding TRAP transporter substrate-binding protein: MSEEQPNKGTAGITAGSRAGTKTGRSSRRRFLGAAAGAVAGTAVGAVAMPNVSRAQSTTLRFQSTWPARDIFHEFAQDYAAKVNALSGGRLKLDLLPAGAVVGALQLQDAIIAGALDGGHSVTAYWYGKHPAFSLFGTPPAWGWRANQMLGWVKYGGGQELYTELLQDVLKLDLVGFLYGPMPTQPLGWFKKEITSIEDMKGLKYRTVGLAADLYKELGVAVTIMGGGDIVPAMDRGLLDGAEFNNPSSDRALGFPDVSKVYMLGSYHQAAESFEVIFNRTKFQALPKELQTVLQAASEAASADMSWKAMDRYSRDLEAMKAAGVKVYKTPESVLKAQLAAWDKVIEEKSKDAFFKKVLDSQRDFARRVVAFEQEYEVRQDLAFQHFFG; the protein is encoded by the coding sequence ATGTCTGAGGAACAGCCGAACAAGGGCACGGCAGGCATCACGGCGGGCAGCAGGGCGGGCACCAAGACCGGCCGCAGCAGCCGGCGCCGCTTCCTGGGCGCCGCGGCGGGGGCCGTGGCGGGCACGGCCGTCGGCGCCGTCGCCATGCCCAACGTCTCGCGGGCACAGAGCACCACCCTGCGCTTCCAGAGCACCTGGCCGGCGCGGGACATCTTCCACGAATTCGCGCAGGACTACGCCGCCAAGGTCAACGCCCTGTCCGGCGGCCGGTTGAAGCTGGACCTGCTGCCGGCCGGCGCCGTGGTGGGGGCCCTGCAGTTGCAGGACGCCATCATCGCCGGGGCGCTGGACGGCGGCCACAGCGTCACCGCCTACTGGTACGGCAAACACCCCGCCTTCTCCCTGTTCGGGACGCCGCCGGCCTGGGGCTGGCGGGCCAACCAGATGCTGGGCTGGGTGAAGTACGGCGGCGGTCAGGAGCTGTACACCGAGCTGCTCCAGGACGTGCTGAAGCTCGATCTCGTCGGCTTCCTCTACGGCCCGATGCCGACCCAGCCGCTGGGCTGGTTCAAGAAGGAGATCACCTCCATCGAGGACATGAAGGGCCTGAAGTACCGCACGGTGGGGCTGGCGGCCGACCTCTACAAGGAGCTGGGCGTGGCCGTCACCATCATGGGCGGCGGCGACATCGTGCCGGCCATGGACCGCGGCCTGCTGGACGGGGCGGAGTTCAACAACCCCTCCTCCGACCGGGCGCTGGGCTTCCCCGACGTGTCCAAGGTCTACATGCTGGGCAGCTATCATCAGGCGGCGGAGAGCTTCGAGGTCATCTTCAACCGGACCAAGTTCCAGGCCCTGCCGAAGGAGCTTCAGACGGTGCTCCAGGCCGCGTCCGAAGCCGCTTCGGCCGACATGTCCTGGAAGGCGATGGACCGCTATTCCCGCGACCTGGAGGCCATGAAGGCGGCCGGCGTGAAGGTCTACAAGACCCCGGAGAGCGTGCTGAAGGCGCAGCTCGCCGCCTGGGACAAGGTGATCGAGGAGAAGTCCAAGGACGCCTTCTTCAAGAAGGTGCTGGACAGCCAGCGCGATTTCGCCAGGCGCGTCGTGGCGTTCGAACAGGAGTACGAGGTCCGTCAGGATCTCGCCTTCCAGCACTTCTTCGGCTGA
- a CDS encoding DEAD/DEAH box helicase, which yields MPSTPDPVALLNAWLALEALQPQTFPEQDALISDEPPRRKRGEPRRVPPRLLLPFDVRSGQMPWTSPAGDRVGLKLSDEETIRWYLPVAFAKVKPAVELLVRNVEPDGPEREQASGVAVLALASFDERGFPSSKVLLSSFGWACGEVLADRISGLHRYEDVQDDLCREIGDALIERDEDGCQIPTTRRGFILGMSALERCLNLPKEVLERPRVAIRVIGDGEKEPADIINSFFLRDLHRIRTVVQAGGGGPMLKTYLGSRPPSHRRDVLADKALLEDLLAPRRLPLARWPAPKPAKLVTLQQAAVNAAMRDLADGGILSINGPPGTGKTTLLRDVVAAVILDRADALLGFEDPASAFSSADLVAEGGRRQTLYSLDARLRGRGIVVASSNNAAVRNVSAELPLAGTVDSDFAVRHFPGTADTVHGKAESCWGLIAAVLGNMTNRTEFVEDAWWHPDWGLEKYLAAVTGRVKRDRAGDPPPTIVEVETPPRSKAAAMERWRQACLDYREKRASAASMQALREQIRTALWTAASVQQAMDDAHAAHRAAAEDADKARETRRAAELALARLDAAVADARRLLDGNTALQPVPVFRWLGLDARWRQRQEEAMNLLRRMLADQEAARTELSAAGIRMETADARARTAEAALTASQERWAQLRDLEDRCPEICAGTQLGPSFWSGSHKAIHTASAWADPDFTAARDEMFAAAMRLHRAFIDAAAGPMKSNLGLMMDHLKGKRIPSGADAHLGDLWDSFFLMVPLVSTTFASFDRLMDGMGEGAIGWLIVDEAGQATPQAAAGAVWRSQRALIIGDPLQIEPVSKVPTGLVRAICTSYGVHPDLWAAPRASAQTLADAVSPLMARMGAGTDAREIGLPLLVHRRCQDPMFSISNEIAYGGLMVHAAGDPASPIADALSPWLAGSAWIDVRSNAEKWSKTEGEAVVDLLRKLSLRGIRKPSLYIISPFRVVADKLRSSVLKSGVLDELGIEGKKPKEDWGRTHIGTVHTFQGKEAEAVLLVLGASADTSRGSRNWAGGTPNILNVAATRAKKVMYIVGSHAAWVNTGVFAVAATALPVVSWPFDLRETPDEGNELPFELEDSADEEEAALSLAE from the coding sequence ATGCCGTCCACGCCCGATCCGGTTGCTCTGCTGAATGCCTGGCTGGCACTGGAGGCGTTGCAGCCACAGACATTCCCGGAGCAGGATGCCCTGATCAGCGACGAGCCGCCGCGCCGGAAGCGTGGGGAACCCCGCAGGGTGCCACCTCGGCTGCTGCTGCCGTTTGATGTCAGATCCGGCCAGATGCCCTGGACCAGCCCTGCGGGTGACCGGGTGGGGTTGAAGCTCTCCGACGAAGAGACTATCCGCTGGTACTTGCCAGTCGCCTTTGCCAAGGTCAAACCGGCCGTCGAACTGCTGGTCAGGAATGTCGAGCCGGATGGCCCGGAGCGGGAGCAGGCGTCTGGGGTCGCCGTGCTGGCGTTGGCATCCTTCGATGAACGGGGTTTCCCATCGTCCAAGGTGCTGCTGTCCAGTTTCGGCTGGGCCTGCGGAGAGGTTCTGGCTGACCGGATATCCGGCTTGCACCGGTATGAGGACGTCCAGGACGACCTGTGCCGGGAGATCGGTGACGCGCTGATCGAACGCGACGAGGACGGCTGCCAGATTCCGACGACCAGGCGCGGATTCATCCTCGGCATGAGCGCGCTGGAGCGGTGCCTGAACCTGCCGAAGGAAGTGCTCGAGCGACCGCGGGTCGCCATCCGCGTCATCGGGGACGGCGAGAAGGAACCGGCCGACATCATCAACAGTTTCTTCCTCCGCGATCTGCACCGCATCCGCACCGTCGTTCAGGCCGGTGGAGGCGGGCCGATGCTGAAAACCTATCTCGGGAGCCGGCCGCCGTCGCACCGCCGCGACGTGCTGGCCGACAAGGCGCTGCTGGAGGATCTGCTGGCACCGCGACGGCTGCCCCTGGCCCGCTGGCCGGCTCCGAAGCCCGCCAAGCTGGTGACGTTGCAGCAGGCGGCGGTGAACGCCGCCATGCGCGATCTGGCGGATGGCGGGATACTCTCCATCAACGGGCCGCCCGGCACAGGCAAGACGACGCTGCTGCGCGACGTAGTCGCTGCCGTGATCCTCGACCGGGCCGACGCGCTGCTCGGGTTCGAAGACCCGGCATCCGCCTTTTCGTCTGCGGACCTCGTCGCCGAAGGTGGCCGCCGGCAGACGCTCTACAGCCTGGACGCCCGGCTGCGGGGGCGCGGCATTGTAGTCGCCTCCTCGAATAACGCCGCCGTGCGGAACGTCAGCGCCGAACTGCCTCTCGCCGGAACGGTGGATTCGGATTTCGCCGTGCGCCATTTTCCCGGCACCGCCGATACTGTTCACGGCAAGGCGGAGAGTTGCTGGGGGCTCATCGCCGCGGTGCTCGGCAACATGACCAACCGCACAGAATTCGTCGAGGACGCCTGGTGGCATCCGGATTGGGGGTTGGAGAAGTACCTTGCCGCCGTGACCGGACGGGTGAAGCGCGACCGTGCGGGCGATCCGCCCCCGACAATCGTCGAGGTCGAGACGCCGCCACGGAGCAAGGCGGCGGCCATGGAACGCTGGCGCCAGGCTTGCCTTGACTACCGGGAGAAGCGGGCATCGGCCGCGAGCATGCAGGCGTTGCGCGAGCAGATCCGCACGGCGCTGTGGACGGCGGCCTCGGTCCAGCAGGCCATGGACGATGCCCATGCGGCGCACCGTGCCGCGGCCGAGGATGCGGACAAGGCACGGGAAACCCGCCGCGCTGCGGAACTGGCGCTGGCGCGGCTCGACGCCGCGGTCGCCGATGCACGCCGTCTGCTCGACGGCAATACCGCGCTTCAACCGGTTCCTGTTTTCCGCTGGCTGGGCCTGGATGCCCGCTGGCGGCAACGGCAGGAGGAGGCGATGAACCTCCTGCGGCGCATGCTGGCCGACCAGGAAGCTGCCCGAACCGAACTGTCTGCCGCTGGGATCCGGATGGAGACGGCGGACGCACGGGCAAGAACGGCCGAGGCCGCACTGACAGCCAGCCAGGAGCGATGGGCCCAGTTGCGTGACCTGGAGGACCGGTGTCCTGAGATCTGCGCCGGCACCCAGCTAGGGCCGTCATTCTGGAGCGGCTCCCACAAAGCCATTCACACTGCCAGCGCCTGGGCGGACCCTGATTTCACCGCAGCGCGGGATGAGATGTTTGCCGCCGCGATGCGGCTGCACCGCGCGTTCATCGACGCCGCCGCCGGGCCGATGAAGTCGAACCTCGGGCTGATGATGGATCACCTCAAGGGCAAGCGCATTCCGTCCGGCGCCGATGCCCATCTTGGCGATCTGTGGGACAGCTTTTTCCTGATGGTCCCGCTCGTATCGACGACCTTCGCCTCGTTCGACCGGCTGATGGACGGGATGGGCGAGGGAGCGATTGGCTGGCTCATCGTCGATGAAGCCGGTCAGGCGACACCGCAGGCGGCGGCTGGCGCCGTGTGGCGGTCGCAACGAGCGCTCATCATCGGTGATCCGCTTCAGATCGAACCGGTGTCGAAGGTTCCCACGGGTCTCGTCCGGGCAATCTGCACCAGCTACGGGGTACACCCCGACCTCTGGGCGGCGCCGCGTGCATCGGCGCAGACCCTCGCCGACGCGGTCAGTCCGCTCATGGCCCGTATGGGCGCGGGCACCGATGCCCGGGAGATCGGCCTTCCGCTTCTCGTGCATCGTCGCTGCCAGGACCCGATGTTCTCGATCTCGAACGAGATCGCCTATGGCGGATTGATGGTGCATGCGGCAGGAGATCCGGCATCCCCCATCGCCGACGCCCTGTCGCCGTGGCTTGCCGGCAGCGCCTGGATCGACGTCCGCTCCAACGCCGAGAAATGGAGCAAGACGGAAGGCGAAGCGGTCGTCGATCTCCTGCGGAAGCTGAGCCTCCGGGGCATCCGGAAGCCCAGCCTGTATATCATCTCACCCTTCCGGGTCGTGGCGGACAAGCTCAGGAGTTCTGTACTCAAGAGCGGCGTCCTCGATGAACTGGGCATTGAGGGAAAGAAGCCGAAGGAGGATTGGGGGAGGACGCACATCGGAACCGTCCATACCTTCCAGGGCAAGGAGGCGGAGGCCGTGCTGCTGGTCCTGGGGGCCTCGGCGGATACCAGTCGCGGATCGCGGAACTGGGCGGGCGGGACGCCGAATATCCTGAATGTCGCCGCCACGCGGGCGAAAAAGGTGATGTACATCGTCGGCTCTCACGCAGCCTGGGTCAACACCGGGGTGTTCGCCGTCGCGGCCACAGCACTCCCCGTCGTGTCTTGGCCGTTCGATCTGCGTGAAACTCCCGATGAAGGCAATGAACTGCCCTTCGAATTGGAAGACAGTGCCGACGAGGAGGAAGCCGCCTTGTCATTGGCGGAGTGA
- a CDS encoding DUF2243 domain-containing protein, whose amino-acid sequence MTAIADAAVADPLGRGSPGLIRAGGLLGFALGGFFDGILLHQILQWHHLLSALEGAAFADLRVQVLADGLFHAAMYVIAGVGLWLLWRQRARFSRPGADRVLAGAALVGFGVWHLTDAVLFHWTLGFHRIRMDTASPLAWDLLWFVVFGLGPVVLGLLLGRGAGRGGGSSGPGSGRLRRGTVFPLLLAAAVLVGGPVAARAPDDGTGFVTVLFPSGLSPRDGFLVAADLDARVVWSSADGQVWMLDLPDPSRVHRVYARGGWIVAGIGLPAGCFSFARPA is encoded by the coding sequence ATGACCGCCATCGCCGATGCCGCCGTCGCCGACCCCCTCGGCCGCGGCTCCCCCGGCCTGATCCGGGCCGGCGGGCTGCTGGGCTTCGCCCTGGGCGGATTCTTCGACGGCATCCTGCTGCACCAGATCCTGCAATGGCACCATCTGCTGAGCGCGCTGGAGGGGGCTGCCTTCGCCGATCTGCGCGTGCAGGTGCTGGCGGACGGGCTGTTCCATGCCGCCATGTACGTCATCGCCGGGGTGGGGCTGTGGCTGCTCTGGCGCCAGCGCGCCCGCTTCTCCCGGCCCGGTGCCGACCGGGTGCTGGCCGGTGCCGCCCTGGTCGGCTTCGGTGTCTGGCATCTGACGGATGCCGTGCTGTTCCACTGGACGCTGGGCTTCCACCGCATCCGCATGGATACGGCCAGCCCGCTGGCCTGGGACCTGCTCTGGTTCGTCGTCTTCGGCCTCGGCCCCGTGGTTCTGGGGCTGCTGCTGGGGCGTGGGGCGGGACGGGGCGGCGGTTCCAGTGGCCCCGGTTCCGGCCGCCTGCGCCGCGGCACCGTCTTCCCGCTGCTGCTGGCGGCAGCGGTGCTGGTCGGCGGTCCCGTCGCCGCCCGTGCGCCGGACGACGGCACGGGCTTCGTCACGGTGCTGTTCCCGTCCGGACTGTCGCCGCGCGACGGTTTCCTGGTCGCGGCCGATCTCGATGCGCGGGTGGTCTGGAGCAGCGCGGACGGGCAGGTCTGGATGCTGGACCTGCCCGACCCGTCGCGGGTCCACCGGGTCTATGCCCGCGGCGGCTGGATCGTCGCCGGGATCGGGCTGCCGGCCGGGTGCTTCAGCTTCGCCCGCCCGGCGTGA
- a CDS encoding TRAP transporter large permease, whose amino-acid sequence MSDPAVGILMLVVFIFTILLGFPIAFTLIALSVMFGFYAVGDAIFPLLVQRAYNVMANDVLISVPLFLFMGYMIERSNILDRLFYSIQIALRRIPGSLAVATLATCALFATATGIVGAVVTLMGVLALPAMLKAGYEKRLATGVIAAGGCLGILIPPSIMLILYGAMAAESVVRLYAAALIPGLMLAGLYIVYVIGMAMLKPERAPPLPPEEGRLPVGRVVWMLLTSFVPLTVLILAVLGAILFGLATPHEAAGIGALGAIVLAVAYRAFTWTKLKEAVFLTGRATAMVCWLFVGSYIFASVFSLLGGHHVVEGWFTALDLEPWQFLVLTQLLIFLLGWPLEWTEIIVIFVPIFLPLLDNYGIDPVFFGVLVALNIQTSFLTPPMAMSAFYLKGVAPAGIELSHIFRGMLPFMTIVLLSLFILYQFPALALWLPGELYGVR is encoded by the coding sequence ATGAGCGACCCTGCCGTCGGCATCCTGATGCTGGTGGTGTTCATCTTCACCATCCTGCTGGGCTTCCCGATCGCCTTCACCCTGATCGCGCTCTCGGTGATGTTCGGCTTCTACGCCGTGGGCGACGCCATTTTCCCGCTGCTGGTGCAGCGGGCCTACAACGTGATGGCGAACGACGTGCTGATCTCCGTGCCCCTGTTCCTGTTCATGGGGTACATGATCGAACGGTCGAACATCCTGGACAGACTGTTCTACTCGATCCAGATCGCGCTCCGCCGCATCCCCGGCTCGCTGGCCGTGGCGACGCTGGCGACCTGCGCGCTGTTCGCCACGGCGACCGGCATCGTCGGCGCCGTCGTCACCCTGATGGGCGTGCTGGCCCTGCCCGCGATGCTGAAGGCGGGTTACGAGAAGCGGCTGGCGACGGGCGTGATCGCCGCCGGCGGCTGCCTGGGCATCCTGATCCCGCCGTCGATCATGCTGATCCTCTACGGCGCCATGGCGGCGGAATCGGTGGTGCGCCTGTACGCGGCGGCGCTGATCCCCGGCCTGATGCTGGCGGGGCTCTACATCGTCTACGTGATCGGCATGGCGATGCTGAAGCCGGAGCGGGCGCCGCCCCTGCCGCCGGAGGAGGGGCGGCTGCCGGTGGGCCGGGTCGTCTGGATGCTGCTGACCAGCTTCGTGCCGCTGACGGTGCTGATCCTGGCGGTGCTGGGGGCCATCCTGTTCGGGCTGGCCACCCCGCACGAGGCGGCGGGCATCGGCGCGCTGGGCGCCATCGTGCTGGCCGTCGCCTACCGCGCCTTCACCTGGACCAAGCTGAAGGAGGCCGTGTTCCTGACCGGCCGGGCGACGGCCATGGTCTGCTGGCTGTTCGTCGGCAGCTACATCTTCGCCTCGGTCTTCTCGCTCCTGGGCGGGCACCATGTGGTGGAAGGCTGGTTCACGGCGCTGGACCTGGAACCCTGGCAGTTCCTGGTGCTGACCCAGCTCCTGATCTTCCTGCTGGGCTGGCCGCTGGAATGGACGGAGATCATCGTGATCTTCGTGCCGATCTTTCTGCCGTTGCTGGACAATTACGGCATCGACCCGGTCTTCTTCGGGGTTCTGGTGGCGCTGAACATCCAGACCAGCTTTCTGACCCCGCCGATGGCCATGTCCGCGTTCTACCTGAAGGGGGTCGCCCCGGCGGGGATCGAGCTGTCGCACATCTTCCGCGGCATGCTGCCCTTCATGACGATCGTGCTGCTGAGCCTGTTCATCCTGTACCAGTTCCCCGCCCTGGCCCTCTGGCTGCCGGGCGAGTTGTACGGCGTCCGCTGA
- a CDS encoding acyl-CoA desaturase, with amino-acid sequence MTVPTPAGIPRSDPGRPDPSSSGYGPDDIVYPSTIPFVLVHIACIAAIWTGVTWQALAICAVLYIVRIFAIGAGYHRYFSHRAFKTSRWFQFVLALLAQSTTQKGVLWWAAKHRHHHRWSDTEFDVHSPRQVGFWRAHVGWIFTPRHEDTDLSVVADLARYPELVWLNRWANAPAVALAVLCFLLGGWSGLVVGFFWSTVLLYHATFCINSLAHVHGRRRYVTGDDSRNNWFLAILTMGEGWHNNHHAYQSAARQGFRWWEYDPTYYILKVLSWAGIVWDLHQPPKSVVRNEQRLGRKVIEKAAAQLAASFDTGRIAARLREAMAAAPGRSGMEDRLAQARRAAGEALAGLQMPDLHLPHLPGREEIRQRAQKMFARTPSLDDIVDRAREMLFDSVFAELEPDRVPVQTRRP; translated from the coding sequence GTGACCGTTCCCACCCCTGCCGGCATCCCCCGTTCCGACCCCGGCCGCCCCGACCCGTCCTCCTCCGGATACGGGCCGGACGACATCGTCTATCCCTCCACGATCCCCTTCGTCCTGGTCCACATCGCCTGTATCGCGGCGATCTGGACCGGCGTGACGTGGCAGGCGCTGGCGATCTGCGCCGTGCTCTACATCGTCCGGATCTTCGCCATCGGCGCCGGCTATCACCGCTACTTCTCGCACCGGGCCTTCAAGACCAGCCGCTGGTTCCAGTTCGTGCTGGCCCTGCTGGCGCAGTCCACGACCCAGAAGGGCGTGCTCTGGTGGGCGGCGAAGCACCGCCATCACCACCGCTGGTCGGATACCGAATTCGACGTGCATTCGCCCCGGCAGGTCGGGTTCTGGCGGGCGCATGTCGGCTGGATCTTCACGCCCCGGCATGAGGATACGGACCTGTCCGTCGTGGCCGACCTCGCCCGCTATCCGGAACTGGTCTGGCTGAACCGCTGGGCCAACGCGCCGGCCGTGGCGCTGGCGGTGCTCTGCTTCCTGCTGGGCGGCTGGTCCGGGCTGGTGGTCGGCTTCTTCTGGAGCACCGTGCTGCTCTACCACGCGACCTTCTGCATCAACAGTCTGGCCCATGTCCACGGCCGCCGCCGCTACGTCACCGGCGACGACAGCCGGAACAACTGGTTCCTGGCGATCCTGACGATGGGGGAGGGCTGGCACAACAACCACCACGCCTACCAGTCGGCGGCGCGGCAGGGCTTCCGCTGGTGGGAGTACGACCCGACCTACTACATCCTCAAGGTTCTCTCCTGGGCCGGCATCGTCTGGGACCTGCACCAGCCGCCGAAGTCCGTGGTGCGGAACGAGCAGCGGCTGGGCCGCAAGGTGATCGAGAAGGCGGCGGCCCAGCTCGCCGCCAGCTTCGACACCGGCCGCATCGCCGCCCGCCTGCGCGAGGCGATGGCCGCCGCGCCCGGCCGCAGCGGGATGGAGGACCGCCTCGCCCAGGCCCGCCGCGCGGCGGGGGAGGCGCTGGCCGGGTTGCAGATGCCCGACCTGCACCTGCCGCACCTGCCCGGCCGGGAGGAGATCCGGCAGCGGGCGCAGAAGATGTTCGCCCGCACCCCCAGCCTGGACGACATCGTGGACCGTGCCCGCGAGATGCTGTTCGATTCCGTCTTCGCGGAGCTGGAGCCCGACCGGGTGCCGGTGCAGACCCGCCGGCCCTGA
- a CDS encoding TRAP transporter small permease subunit, producing MGRLLFTIDRISTLVGKAFSWCVLGLTLVVSYEVLMRYVLGAPTSWAYDTSYMLYGALFVMCGAYLLSRNGHVRGDFLYRMWPPRVQAGVDLALYLLFFFPAAVTLIYSGWNFFELSWRMNEHSSFTPDGPPIYPFKGLIPAAGVLLLLQGLVEAARCIVCLRTGSWPPRLHDVVELEEEMLRRHAIADDSDRLAHEHTETSGGLR from the coding sequence ATGGGACGTCTTCTCTTCACGATCGACCGGATCAGCACCCTGGTCGGCAAGGCCTTCTCCTGGTGCGTGCTGGGCCTGACGCTGGTCGTCAGCTACGAGGTGCTGATGCGCTATGTGCTGGGCGCCCCGACAAGCTGGGCCTACGACACCAGCTACATGCTGTACGGCGCCCTGTTCGTGATGTGCGGGGCCTATCTGCTGTCCCGCAACGGCCATGTGCGGGGGGACTTCCTCTACCGGATGTGGCCGCCGCGGGTGCAGGCGGGCGTCGATCTGGCGCTCTATCTGCTGTTCTTCTTCCCGGCGGCCGTGACCCTGATCTATTCGGGCTGGAACTTCTTCGAACTGTCCTGGCGGATGAACGAGCACAGCTCCTTCACCCCGGACGGGCCGCCGATCTATCCCTTCAAGGGGCTGATCCCGGCGGCGGGCGTGCTGCTGCTGCTGCAAGGGCTGGTGGAGGCGGCGCGCTGCATCGTCTGCCTGCGCACGGGCTCCTGGCCGCCGCGGCTGCACGACGTGGTGGAGCTGGAGGAGGAGATGCTGCGCCGCCACGCCATCGCCGACGACAGCGACCGGCTGGCGCATGAACACACCGAAACCTCGGGAGGCCTGCGATGA